From Pantoea vagans:
GGGTGCGTCCGGTTTCTGGGGTCAGCTCAACCCGCGTAACCGGCAATTCTTTTCCCTCTTTTCCCCGGTAATAACTGCGTTCAGTGACCCGATAGCGTGAGCGTGCGGGCTTACCCTGAGCGGCGCATATCACCATCCGGGGAAACAGCGCCGGATCTTTGGCTATCGCGGCGTCAATCACGCCTTCATCATCGGCAAGGTGTCCGCACAGCAGTGCCTGATAGGTTTTGCTCACCGTGCGCTGGCTGAACTGCTGACAAAGTGCGGCATTAATGGCTTTGTTACGTGCCACCACCATCAGCCCGGAGGTGCCAAAATCGAGCCGATGAACCAGCGTGCAGCCTGGAAAACGTTTTACCAGCCGATGATGTACTGAATCGAGGTTTTGCGGATTTTTACCTGACAGGCTCAGAAGCCCGGTGGGTTTGTTGATCACCAGCATATGATCGTCCTGAAACAGGAGAGTGATCTCATCAAAACAGGGTGGGGCGATAAACGTATCGATAATGGCAGACATCGGGCAACCGGCAGCAGAATGGCAGGGGATCATAACCGATTGCCGGTGCACTGACGACGCCGGACTTAACCCTTATTCTTCCGTAACCGTTTCACCGCTTTGAGCGGAAAGCGACAAGCTGGCCTGATGCGTGCCGAATCCACCATGGGCAGCAAACACCAGGTAGACCGTTGCGGCTAACAACGTGAGAAGAACAGAGAGTTTCATAGGTGCATCCGTTGCTGATAAGGCCAGCCAGTCTGGCAGGATGAACGGCAGAGACAAACAGAACAATCCGGAAAAAAACATAAAGTGTATTCGATCAGCAGGTTGCGCGATTTTCAGTGATTTATTCGGGCAGGTCTTGCTTTTACGACTACAGTCTCTGGTGAGGTTGTCATCAATTCGTACTAATGGAGGATTTTCTGTGTTAATTCAAAACGACGAGAAAGGCCACGTCATTATTGGCGAAGCGGCACTTAGCCTTGCCCTGGGTGAGAAAGAAATCAGTATCGCAACACTCTTTACTCAGCTGGGATACATGGCGAAATCTGAAAGCAACGCTGAACGACTGACGCAAATCGCTGAAGCCAGAAACTGGTTAAGCAGTTTTAAGTCACCGGAAGTTGCCCAAAAGCAGGTGCCGTACCTGCAGACACTTGCAGGCCTGAACGAAGAACTGAACTAGCAGTAACTGAACTGACGCCAGTGGACGTAGTCCGGCTCCGGCCGGAAAACGACGAAGCGGACGACCTCATCGGTTGCGCGAAAGCGTATACCGGCCGGAGAAACTGTCATGGACGACACTTCTCCTGCCACCGCGATTCGATACCCATCTTAAAAGCCTTCTAAGCCACAACCCTGCCGGACCCGAAACAATAACAGACCCGGGCGAATAGGCTCCCGTACCTGCTTTTTCTGTGATTACTCTGATGCCTTGTCTGTGGCGGATGTGTACTTCAGCCAGCCTCATTAAATCAGGCTGGCTGTATCCGCATGACGCTTAACTCAAAGCAGCGCGGTGTATCAGAAGCTTTCCCAGCTGGATTCTGTTGATGCTTTAACCGGCATCGCGGGCACTAAACGCGGTGCCAGGGCAGGTGCAGGCCGGCTGGTGCTGTTTTGCCCGGCTGATAAGCGGAACACCGCCACCGTTTTTTCCAGATCGTCCGCCTGCGCTTCCAGGGAACTGGCTGCGGCAGAAGACTCTTCAACCAGCGCGGCGTTCTGCTGCGTGGTGGTATCCATTTCGGCCATTGCTGTCGCAATCTGGGAAATACCGCGATTCTGCTCGTCGGATGCGGCAGCAATCTCACCCATGATGTCTTTGACCTGACTGACCGAGCGGACGATATCATCCATGGTGCTACCCGCGCGTTCTACAAACTCCGAACCATCATGAACCCGATCCAGTGACTCGCGAATCAGTGTTTCAATCTCTTTGGCCGCCAGCGAACTGCGCTGGGCCAGATTTCTGACTTCCCCGGCCACCACCGCAAAGCCGCGACCCTGTTCACCGGCGCGAGCCGCTTCAACTGCGGCATTTAATGCCAGAATATTGGTCTGGAAGGAGATGCTGTTGATGACGTGAATGATTTCGCCGATTTTGCCTGAACTCTGGCTGATGTTGTTCATGGTGACGATAACGTCACGGATAATTTCACCACCGCGTCCGGCATTCACCGACGCATCGGTTGCCAGCTGGCTCGCATGGTGAGCATTTTCCGCATTCTGTTTCACCGTAGATGAGAGCTCTTCCATGCTGGCAGCCGTCTGAACCACGGCGGCAGACTGCTGTTCGGTGCGGGAGGAAAGGTCGGTATTACCTGCTGCAATCTCCGCCGAGGCGCGCGCCACACTGCTGACGC
This genomic window contains:
- a CDS encoding RluA family pseudouridine synthase, which produces MSAIIDTFIAPPCFDEITLLFQDDHMLVINKPTGLLSLSGKNPQNLDSVHHRLVKRFPGCTLVHRLDFGTSGLMVVARNKAINAALCQQFSQRTVSKTYQALLCGHLADDEGVIDAAIAKDPALFPRMVICAAQGKPARSRYRVTERSYYRGKEGKELPVTRVELTPETGRTHQLRIHCQQLGHPILGCDLYGGLMLPGTEQTERLMLHASGLTLVHPVSGETLSLSAASPF